Part of the uncultured Desulfobacter sp. genome, GCCGTATTTGCTGAACAATACGCGATCGCCAACTTTCACATCCATGGGCAGCAGTTTTCCGTCTTCGCCCATGCGGCCGTTACCGGTTGCAACCACTTTACCTTCGGCGGGTTTTTCCTTGGCTGTGTCCGGAATAAAGATACCGCCTTTGGTTTTTTCCTCTTCTTCAACACGTTCAACAAGAATTCTGTCGCTCAATGGTCTGAAACTCATGATACAATTCTCCTTTAGTTATAAAAGTTGAGCATTAAATTTATTTTTGAATTAAGCCAGTTAAGCAGATCGCCAACTACTTTGAATCTGATTTTGACGCCGGCTTTTCTGACTTTGACGATGACTGGTCTTTGGGTTTGGAACCGGCATTGGTTCCACCGTAATCCGTTACATACCACCCGGACCCTTTGAGGTGAAAGGTGCTTTGGGAAATAATCTTTTTTAGGCTACCACTGCACCTGGGACAAACTTCCAGGGGGGACTCCGAAATTTTTTGAAAAACCTCTTCTATATGTCCGCACCCACTGCATTGGTACTCGTAAACCGGCATTTTGTTTTTCCTTCCTCTAATTTCCTGAAACCGCCTATTTTGCGGGACTCCTTGCTTGAAAAACAAAACTAAAATAATAAGTCTTTGTTTCTTGTCAAGGATGGGATCTTAAAATTTTTAAGGATATTTTTATTTAGAAACCTTAATACCATTTTTCATAGAATTCAAAAACTTGTGACATTCCGGACACGGTTTTGGCGGCAATAATATCATGGGTAATGCCATGCACTTTTTTTTCTTCTTCCAGGGTTACTTCTGCTTCACATGCGTTTTCATAACGGTGTTCAAACCGCGCAAACCGAACCACATGAACAAGTTCATGAACCAGGATGTACAAAAGAAAAGGAGCCAGGCAGAGCTCTGGATTTCGGGCAGCACATAAAATAATCGCAGGGTCCTGGATACATACATGATAGAGACTGAAAACCGAAGACCCTAAAGACAAATCCTGCCGCCTGCCTTCATATTTAAGTACCTGGGCAAACGGCCCCTCTACCCGTTCATGGGCAAGCAGGTCCCTGGCGGTTTTAATGTCATACCTGTTTTTAAGCCATTGGGAGGAGGAGAGTTTAAAATAGTTGTAGACCATCTCCTCGGCCCGCAGGGCTGCTGTGGCCACCTGTTCCAACTCGCTTTCATTGAAAAACCGTGTCATTTACACGCCTGCCCCACGAAACAAAAGAATGGACACTTGATCAAAATTTATGCTATAGTCGAAATTTAGCAAACCAAATGACAGTTTTACTGATTTTAAAAGGAGGTGATTTTTTTGGGTAGCGTTATTAAAAAGAGAAGAAAAAAAATGCGCAAGCATAAACATAGAAAGCTCCTTGCCAAAACCAGGCATCAAAGAAAGAAAAAATAGGTTCTAAAGAAACAGGATCCACCTTTTTCTTTCCTAAGCCCGTGGGGAGTATTGAGTTGCATCAACTCAGCTCAATACTCATATCCCACATATTGCATTTACAGCCCGTCTAATTTGAACTTTTCTTAAAATACTTCATCAACTCAGAATCTGTTGACAAGATAACCGTACTATCCTTTTCAAGCGCCTTTTGATACAGATCCATGGTCTTGACAAAGGCATAAAACTCAGGATCCTTACCATAGGCCGCAGCATAAATCCGCGCCGCTTGGGCATCCGCCTTACCTTTTATTTCCTGGGCCTGCTTATACGCCTGGGACTTTACAACCTGCAACTCCCGTTCCTTCTCGCCTCGGATGTTGCTGGCTTCACCTTGACCTTCCGCCCTGAATTTTTCTGCGATCTGATTTCTTTCGGCAATCATACGGTCATAGACGGAACTGCGCACACTGTCGATATAATTGATGCGTTTAATTTTAACATCCTCGACCTGAATACCGAATTCCGCCAATTTTTCTCCGGCCTGTTTTTCTATCTGCCGGGCAATTTCAGCCCGGCCTAAATCCACCTGATAGCGAACCTTTCGTTTGGGAGAATCCTCCCCTTCCTTGGCCTCAAGCCCCTGGATGGCGTCAAAGGTATCCATGGGCCGATCCGTATTCCGTACACTCTCCACAAGCGGGTATGCAGAAATTAAATCGCGCATGGCCGGATCGATAATGTCATCCAGCCTTTTGAGCGCGGAAAATTCATCCTTCACTGTCTGGAAATAGACAATGGGATCACTGATCCGCCACCGGGCAAAGGTATCCACCCAGATATATGTTTTATCTTTTGTGGGAATCTGTCCCGGATCGCCATCCCATTCAAGTAAAATTTTGGGGAAATAGTTCACCTTCTGAATAAACGGCACTTTAAACTTTAATCCCGGCGTTGTTTTCGCATCGCCCACAATACGCCCGAACTGGGTGATGACCACCTGTTCAGTTTCATCCACCACATAGGCAGAATTATATATAACGAAGGCCGCAATGATAACGATCCCCAGCAGAACGGCAGGTACCCTTCCAATGTTATTGTTTGTCTCTTCCATAGCTATTCACCTTTCTGAAGGGTTTGACCGGACAACTTTGCCCCCATATTCACGAACGGCAGCAAGTTTTTCTGATCTGAATCAATGATATATTTATTTTCAAGTTTGGGCAGCACCTTAAGCATAGATTCCAGATACATCCGCTTGCGCGTCACATCCTTAGCCTGGACATATGCATCATAGATGGCTTTGAATTTGGCTGCATCACCCTGGGCGCGGTTCACCCGGTCGATGGCATACCCTTCGGCGTCTTTGATTACACGTTTTGCTTCGCCCCGGGCCAGGGGAATGGCCTTATTATATTCTTCCCGGGCTTTGTAAATGGTCTGCTCTTTTTCCTGAATGGCCTGGTTAACCTCATTAAAAGAGGCCTGCACCGGTTCCGGCACATTGGTTTTTTTCATTTCAATGTTGACGATGCTGATACCGGCCTGGGCATTGTCCATTTCCGTTTGAAGCATTTGTTTGGCCGCACTGGCAATTTCCGCACGACTTGAAATCACCTCATTGATGCTCCTGTCTCCCACAACGGTTCTCATGGTTGCTTCGGACATATGCCGCAAGAGGGATCTGACATCTTTGACATTAAACAGATAGGCCCGGGGGTCGGATCGCCGGTACTGGACAATCCAGGGCACAACGGCAACGTTAAGGTCGCCGGTGAGCATTAAGGATGCCTCCTGCCTGGAAGATTCCGCAGGCGAACGATAGGTACTACTCCCGTTGTACGTTTTAAATCCGAACTCTTCGGTCTCAACCTGCCTGACATTTACCTTGGTCACCTTTTCGATGCCTGCGGGCATTTTGAAATTCAGACCGGGCTGGGCCAGACGATTGTACTTGCCGAAACGCTGAATCACGCCGACTTCACTTCGTCCTATGGTAAAAACGGTGGAAACGCCCATCATCAAAATAATGATAAGAATAATTACAAAAAAGATGCCGGAAAACTTAAACCCTTTAAATTTGTTTAACAGGTCATCCATCTGGGGCGGCGTAGGCATCCCCGGCCCACCTCCGCCTTGTTTTTGTTCGTACTTTTTTTGATTTTCTCGAAGTTTTTCCCAATCCCAATTCATAAAGTTATATCCTGTTTAGTGAATGACCAATTTGATAAAATTATTGTATCTATTTGGTGCGCTTGAGTATTTTAAATAGGCAAAATATTACTCTAATTATAAGAATCAAGGTTAAAAGGCAATATTTATTTGGAAGAATGCCTGCGAAAAAGGGTCTCCGTCAGATGTTTAACATGATTGCACTGCGCTCCAGATTCCCAATCACCCGATAATATGGTATGACATTATAAAATCATAAACTGCCAATTGGAAGTTAAACATGAATAAAAAAACAAGTGCCGCCCACTTGACGCATATCAGTGATATACTTGCAAAGGCGTTGCCAAAATACAGGCCGGCACAGCAAACAGAGATTACGATGATATGGGATGTATGGGATTCGGCATTGGGAAACCCCATCGCACAGAACGCAAAACCGGACACCTTTAAAAACGGTCTTTTGCAGGTCACCGTATCAAGCTCGGTGTGGATACAGCAACTCAAATTTCTGGAAAAAGGGATGGTTGCGAACCTGAATGCACAGCTCAACAGCCCCTTAATTACAAAGCTGCGGTTTAAAATTGGAGAAATACACTACTGATTGGCTTTTCGGGGGAAAGCTGTCTCTGGTACAGCCGACCCAAGGCTATCGTTACAGCATGGACCCCTTTGTACTCTGCAGTCAGGTTTCATCCGCCTGTTCGGCGGATTGTATCCTTGATATCGGATGCGGCTGTGGCATTATTCCTGTTATACTGGGATATTGCTTTCCCAAAGCCCATATTACCGGCGTTGAGATTCAAACGGAACTTGCTGACATTGCAATGCAAAACGTCGTTAATAACAACCTTGGGCAAACAATATCAATTGTTAACGCGGACATTAAAAACATCAACCCCGCCCCCCAAAACGAACTGTTCGACCTTGTCCTATCAAACCCCCCGTATAAAAAGCACAATACAGGAAGATTGAACCCGGATATCCAAAAAGCCGTCGCCCGGCATGAAATTGCCATAGACATCCAGACGCTTACCGCAAAAGCGGACACATTGCTTCGACACGGGGGCCGTTTTATGGTCATCTTTCCTTTCGAACGACTGCAGGACATAGAACAGGCAATCCAGGCAACAGCCATCCGTCCGGAGTGGATACGCCACGTTCATACGGGACAGAAAAAACCACCCAAGCGTGTTATCTTCTCGGGACGCAAGGATATAACCGTCACCAAACGTATTCTGCCCCCCATGTTCCTGTCGTCGAACAATATCGCTGATATGAATTTACTATCCAAGCGCATTAACCCTTGACACATGAATTAAAAGATACTATTTTGCTTGGGTCTTTCGGAGAGGTGACCGAGCTGGCTGAAGGTGCACGCCTGGAAAGCGTGTGTACTCTAACCGGGTACCGGGGGTTCGAATCCCCCCTTCTCCGCCATAAAAAAATAAAAGCTGCTGTTATTACAGCGGCTTTTTTTATTTCATGGATGGCTCTTTGATGGAGCCCACATCATTTAAATTTACCAAAAGCCTGGTAAAAAATTCGAACATGAGCAATAAAATAGAGCACAACCATTCAGAAGAAAACCATTCGGCCGTGTGGGAAAAAATTATGGCCGGGGCCGTAAGAGATCCTGCCGAATTATGTCGCCGCCTGAAAATTTCAGACGAAAATGTGAATTTAAATCCGGATTTCCCCATGCTTGTGCCGGAACCGTTTTTGCAGCGCATAAAACCCTTAGATTCCTCGGACCCGGTTTTACTCCAGGTGCTTCCCAGAAAAGATGAATCAATTGTCACGCCGGGGTTTACAACCGACCCCGTTGGTGAAAACGGCCATTTAAGGCCAGAAGGCACCCTCTCCAAATACTACGGCCGTTCTCTCATCGTAACAGGCAATCTGTGCAGTACCCACTGCCGGTTCTGCTTCAGACGACATCTGCTGCGTCCAGGCGTAGATAATAACAGCCTGCCGGGGGGCTTCAGCATAGATCCGGAAGCCATTGCGACCCGATTTGGGGCGGACCCCACACTCCACGAGGTCATTCTCAGCGGCGGTGATCCTTTGATGCTAAGCGACAAACAACTTGGCAATCTCATTTCCCAGCTCAACCGGATTCCAAGTGTAAAAAGAGTCAGAATTCACACCAGGATGCCGATAATTATTCCCCAGCGAATTACCGAAGATCTACTCAGCGTTCTTGGCAAAAGAAACCGTTCCGGCAGTAGCGCCATGACGATTCTTGTACTGCACGTAAACCACCCCAATGAACTTGATGCCGAGGTTTGCCGGTCAATCGAAAAATTAATTGATTCAGGAATTGTTTTATTGAGCCAAACCGTACTTTTACGACAGGTGAATGATTCGTTACCTGCATTGGCTGACCTGTTTGAACGTCTGGTCGATATCGGAGTGATACCGTATTATCTCCACCAACTGGATCGGGTTGCGGGCGCAGCTCACTTTGAAGTTTCGCCTGCAAAGGGATGTCGCCTGATAACAAAACTAAGGAGACGATTGCCGGGATATGCAGTCCCACGCTATGTCAGAGAGATACCAGGGGAGCCGGGAAAGGTTGTAATAAAGTAGGATAAAATTGACCCCAGGCCTAAAACATCAGACAAAAGAATAGTTTCGGATCTGCTACATGGCCCCTTTACCCTTGTTGAATGCTTCAGAAAGATCCTTAATAATTTCATCTGCCTTGTCAATGGGCACCTGGCAGGTTCCCACACGTCTGTGACCACCGCCGCCGTATTTGAGCATCAAAGACCCCACATCAGCTGTGGCGGTTTTGTTAATAATGCTGTAACCGCAGGTGATAACGGTATTCTGCCGCTTAAACCCCCACATAATCTGCATGGAGATATTCGCATCGGGAAATAAACTGTACAGCAAAAAACGATTGCCGGTGTAGATTTCATCCTGGTTTCTCAAGTCAAGCACCACCACCTCGCCTTCCAT contains:
- the groES gene encoding co-chaperone GroES, whose product is MSFRPLSDRILVERVEEEEKTKGGIFIPDTAKEKPAEGKVVATGNGRMGEDGKLLPMDVKVGDRVLFSKYGGTEVKIDGIDYLIMRQDDVLGVVD
- a CDS encoding FmdB family zinc ribbon protein gives rise to the protein MPVYEYQCSGCGHIEEVFQKISESPLEVCPRCSGSLKKIISQSTFHLKGSGWYVTDYGGTNAGSKPKDQSSSKSEKPASKSDSK
- a CDS encoding AURKAIP1/COX24 domain-containing protein, producing the protein MGSVIKKRRKKMRKHKHRKLLAKTRHQRKKK
- the hflC gene encoding protease modulator HflC; this translates as MEETNNNIGRVPAVLLGIVIIAAFVIYNSAYVVDETEQVVITQFGRIVGDAKTTPGLKFKVPFIQKVNYFPKILLEWDGDPGQIPTKDKTYIWVDTFARWRISDPIVYFQTVKDEFSALKRLDDIIDPAMRDLISAYPLVESVRNTDRPMDTFDAIQGLEAKEGEDSPKRKVRYQVDLGRAEIARQIEKQAGEKLAEFGIQVEDVKIKRINYIDSVRSSVYDRMIAERNQIAEKFRAEGQGEASNIRGEKERELQVVKSQAYKQAQEIKGKADAQAARIYAAAYGKDPEFYAFVKTMDLYQKALEKDSTVILSTDSELMKYFKKSSN
- the hflK gene encoding FtsH protease activity modulator HflK — protein: MNWDWEKLRENQKKYEQKQGGGGPGMPTPPQMDDLLNKFKGFKFSGIFFVIILIIILMMGVSTVFTIGRSEVGVIQRFGKYNRLAQPGLNFKMPAGIEKVTKVNVRQVETEEFGFKTYNGSSTYRSPAESSRQEASLMLTGDLNVAVVPWIVQYRRSDPRAYLFNVKDVRSLLRHMSEATMRTVVGDRSINEVISSRAEIASAAKQMLQTEMDNAQAGISIVNIEMKKTNVPEPVQASFNEVNQAIQEKEQTIYKAREEYNKAIPLARGEAKRVIKDAEGYAIDRVNRAQGDAAKFKAIYDAYVQAKDVTRKRMYLESMLKVLPKLENKYIIDSDQKNLLPFVNMGAKLSGQTLQKGE
- a CDS encoding DUF721 domain-containing protein, which encodes MNKKTSAAHLTHISDILAKALPKYRPAQQTEITMIWDVWDSALGNPIAQNAKPDTFKNGLLQVTVSSSVWIQQLKFLEKGMVANLNAQLNSPLITKLRFKIGEIHY
- a CDS encoding methyltransferase, coding for MEKYTTDWLFGGKLSLVQPTQGYRYSMDPFVLCSQVSSACSADCILDIGCGCGIIPVILGYCFPKAHITGVEIQTELADIAMQNVVNNNLGQTISIVNADIKNINPAPQNELFDLVLSNPPYKKHNTGRLNPDIQKAVARHEIAIDIQTLTAKADTLLRHGGRFMVIFPFERLQDIEQAIQATAIRPEWIRHVHTGQKKPPKRVIFSGRKDITVTKRILPPMFLSSNNIADMNLLSKRINP
- a CDS encoding KamA family radical SAM protein produces the protein MSNKIEHNHSEENHSAVWEKIMAGAVRDPAELCRRLKISDENVNLNPDFPMLVPEPFLQRIKPLDSSDPVLLQVLPRKDESIVTPGFTTDPVGENGHLRPEGTLSKYYGRSLIVTGNLCSTHCRFCFRRHLLRPGVDNNSLPGGFSIDPEAIATRFGADPTLHEVILSGGDPLMLSDKQLGNLISQLNRIPSVKRVRIHTRMPIIIPQRITEDLLSVLGKRNRSGSSAMTILVLHVNHPNELDAEVCRSIEKLIDSGIVLLSQTVLLRQVNDSLPALADLFERLVDIGVIPYYLHQLDRVAGAAHFEVSPAKGCRLITKLRRRLPGYAVPRYVREIPGEPGKVVIK